The Juglans regia cultivar Chandler chromosome 16, Walnut 2.0, whole genome shotgun sequence nucleotide sequence CTGCTCAATATTCTGCCTTCATTTCATCTCTCAATCTCCGTGCAGCACTACATTTTATTGAAAGGGGCAGAGAAAATGCCACTACATTGCACATGCAGTTCTACTACAGTGTTGAAAAAATCTTGCATTCCTTGGTTGACGGTGAAGGGAGACTTTGATGAGATTCTGTATTCCATGATATTATTCGTTTGAATTTCAATGCATCCAGTTTAGAAGCTTTGCTCGTTATAATAGATATTTGTGTTATGTATAATcattaatgtgtttttttaattatctatttttttgctttattgGTGACATTAATAGGGTGGAGAGGGTATTCCGTGAGATCAACAATAGTATATTGGAAGGTTCACTTGTTATAACTTCCCCTCAAATTGCATCCATTCTGGAATGGCTCAGGAGGAAAGGTATCTATTCAGTTGCTTTGCTTTGATAGCTAAAAACATCATCTGCTGTAGTGTGAAAGTGACAAACTATTTGCTTATTATACCAAATTCTATATGCAAGTGGTTGCTTAATCTTGAACAATTTGTGTAGCAGTCTACTTTAGTGGTTAAAGAGCTGGAAGACTTGAAGGGAGCAGTAATTAACGGTGAAAATAGCAATCAAAGTGCAAAGGGATCATTTGAACCTGAGAAGCACATTGATGCATACCTGCCTGTCCGGGTTAATGTCAAAATATATGTAACACCCGGCCCGTtttattttggagtttataTGTACGAAAAGCCCAtttgagatttcgagtaaatttTCGGAATAGACTACGTTCCTTATATTTTcgttaaatatttttggattataTGGAAATGTTTTCGGGGTTGAGAAATTTGTGGGACAAGTTGGAATATGTAGAGTTTGAATCGAGACccaaaattcagaaaaaaaatccatttttattaattttatatactacCCAAAACGTGGgcccaaatatttgaaaagggCTCGACCTAATCACCCCGGGGCCCATGCCTATTTGCTCTAAACTGGGAGACCCAACGTGTAGTTTGTTTATAAGAACTCCCCACCTTGCACATCTCTTTCCGTTAGTCACAACATGCACGTCTCTACATGTATGTATACACTGCACAGCCTCTTGCACATATTGCCATTCATGCATCCTACGGTTTTCAAAGCCACAACAGCTCCCACAGCCTCCAGTCCACGTCCAAGAAACACAACCAAAGCCTCCTCAACCACATGTAGCCTCTACCCCTCTACCCCTTTTGCTCGGATCAGGAGCAAGTCGTTGCAACGCGAGAGGACCCCTTGCTGCCAGCCACTGCCACGAAGGAGATTCCCTTGCATGATGGAAGACACCAGCCCACTGCCCAGCCCACTCGAAACTGTAGTGCCCCTTGCTCAGCCACTGCGCAACTCCATGACAACCACCTACATGAAGAACATGAGTGTTGCAACCTCTGTTGTTCCTAGTAAAAAATAGAGCAACAACCGTGTGAGGGACAAACTTGATTCGACCACCCTGTTCAGAGCACCACCTCGTCCAAAAGTCTGCCGACGACCTAGAGAGCCACTATAAGCCACCGGCCAATCACATCTCTTCCACCTCGTGCCACCTTGCAGGCTGAGAACCAAGGAGAGGTCACATACACGTAAACCCGTTACCCCACCATCTATCGCGCCAGAAACCACACAACCAACCATAGAAACTGCTGGCCATTGCCACCTCGGGTCCATCGTCCTCCTCACGGTAAGCCACTATCATCCTCACCGTTTCAGCCCCTCACGACtcctctctcaccgtgttttcTCATCACTTCTATCTCTCTTAGTGCTCTGTCGTTGAGACAGCCACCTTCCACTCCAGCTCCATAATGACTCTTCCCTCACGGTGAGTTTGTCGTGGTGCACCCATGTCGATTGATATCTTCATCTGAGTATTTTTTGTCGTGTTTTCTGAAAATCCTTACAATAGATGCGacttttgttttctaaaaattatttgggTTGGGCTTATCTTAGATCATAGGCTTGTTTACGTACTGGTTTCTTTTTCGAGTGGGTTATGTTAAATTATTACGAAGTTGAACATGTATGTTATTGGGTTGGACTCAAGATCTAAATTATTTTGGGctgggtaatttttttttttaattttattttcggTGACTTTCATTATTTAAGTGGGTTGGGTTGTATTTCTTAAATAGACTggtaaatgagttgaaattaagtTAAgtaaattaagtggatattgatagATTTGGGAAATGATGGTATTTCTTTTGTGTCCATATggaggaacatggatatttgtgttgagcaaataagttaatattttatggagtctctgggttatttttaaatgtgttattggagatgattttaggtaaTAGGAGCTGTAACGCTTCGGTCCCagatgggtcggagagttactccttgtcacttaaaaacatgtctCAACCAAATAGTCATTGACTCCAAAGTTCTCAATAACACATATAAGCCACCATTTCTAATCAATTACTCCAATATAATTAATCTAAAtaccacaaaatctcaaaataaacaaCAACCTTCCAGAAAACCAAGCCGACTAAGCAAAACagaactattgaataaaatgctcAGATAACCTATCCTCTttgtacttattccactatgcTCACGTAGCCTTATACATGATTTCTAGTCTTGATCCCCAGctatattatcaaaattatctaaaaactGTTATGGAGAAAAGGgataagttatcaacaactcagtaagtagagaacatatactagtatgtaaacatgagccttttcaaaaaattcggtatgcagaaaaaaaacatttcattttcatatgtagatctcataaacgtgttatcagaaatcagagcgacttttcaattttttcatattaaaaaactaattgttcatattcaaaaatcatttttatattcaaataccattttcatattaaaaaacgattcggcataacataactgaacatcttcatcttatcatatcatattgtaTCGTATCATAAcgtatcatataccatgtttaacccccatggtagggttgtgctatccctggtggtcaaaccagacagtatcatattgtgaaatttctccttattcattctcgaagtttcgagtgtgcacacaagaaagaacacataaaagaccactttgcttccaaagtgggtgcactcatatcatatcatattatgttGGTACCAaacatatcacgtgaaccagtatcatcatattagaaccagaatcagaatcagaataaaaacagataagtcatgtcaaaggtttttcatatgcatattatatcaaatcatgtgctgaacatattcatataatttcaattgacccaaaaacagatccaaaacatTTGCATATCACATGTATAATAATTCTCAGATATCATATTCGTTTTTTTGtccatttcagaaacatgtcaaatgttgctcatgtttacaccattcatatcaaaaatcaatttttctctttcctatagatttcatgagtgaatgcagaATACATAACTGatgttgttttcacattttctttttaaaacataacacatgtacatttttacaaaccaagctcaattcattttctttttatgcaaatataGCATAGGAATCTTAATTATCTGGATTTTTTAGCTAGTCTGAATTTCTCGACAATAGTACTGaacgaaaatcaatcgtcacatataaaaataatcacgtaattttcataaatattagaaattaacacatttttcaatacttaaacctgaaacgctaagtaacctatttttctaaaaaatctaaatttctcaaaattctaaaatatcaatTCTAAAATACATTGACATTCACTTACTGCAATAATATAGCAAAATCGATTCAAGTAGCCaacaaaaattatgttcaataaaaataaaacttaattaaatttaagtactaaacaataaaattgcctacttactattttaaaaaaaaaaaaaacaataaaatatcaatGCGCGCGACGGAGGTAAGGTGTTAGCACGGCGGCAAGGACACGACGGTTAGCAATGTGGAGGGCACTGAGATAGAgagggagtgagagagagagagagagtgatgaaaAAACACAAAGAGAGGAGGAGGCGTGAGGGGAAGAAACGGAGGAGACGACAACGGCTTACCGTGAGGAGGACGACAAACCTGAGGTGGCAACGGTTGGCACCGCTGTATCTCCCTTGTCGTGGCTGGTGTCACCGAACTGGGTTGAAGACTAGGCGATGGGATTGCTCTTTTGATGGAGCAAAAACAGTGTCTATGGACAAGGCAGTTGGGGTAGTTTTTATGGTGTTTGGCCTCGGGTGCTGGCTGGGTAACAAGGGTCTGGTGCAGGGTGGCATCGTAGAGGAGAAGACGGATGCGGGATGCTGTTTGTCGTGTATGTAATGGTCACTGCTACCGCGTGGGCTGTTGGCTGCAATGCTTGGTTCACGGTGGCTAGGCGACAGTGTTGGTGGACGTTGATGTACGTTGATGACCAGGTGATGGTGGCTAGACGTGGTGCAATGGCTACGGCGTTGGGCAACAACATGAAGATGTACATTACGTTGGGTATGCCTTTGGGTAACAATGGTTGGGCCATGGTGTTCACAACGTGGGTGAGTCTGTTGGCAGTGGTTGTTGCGCTTGCCCTCTTCTTTTGGCTTCATCTAAGAGCGGCCTCGGCAGCCTGAGGTGGTGCCAAACATAACTACAAAATCGAGAGAGATGGAAGGATGAGAGAAATGGGGGCATGTGGGAGACAGTGAGGCTCGGAGAGAGGGAGTGACTgtgagaaaagaaagggaaaagaaacaataaaaaaaaatgtgggaaGATGGGATACGGGAAGGAGGAGATTTCAGGATGAAATAAACTGAAGCGAGggtgagagaggaaaaaaatgaagaatttcaCTTGTGAGATGTAACAAATTGCAAGATAAACGAAAATTGTTAACTGAAATGGAATCGAGGGAGAAACTTTCGGGATGAAGAAAATTTGagatgagagaaaaggaaagaaaactcaCCAACATGGAAAGGAAGTAACGCATCAAAGGGAACTCATAGAGTTGGCCAAAATGCAAGAGAGTGGGAGGCATCTGCTATAATGGGTTTGAAagtgaaaatgataagaataaacacaaaaataaagagattaAACCATTGGGATCATGGGAGAACTTGAAAGGAAGATGGAGAGATTCGGGGAAAAGAGGTGCAAAGGTGTGGGAAAGAAACTGAAGGGAGCTTCTCGAATGTGGGGATGAAATCGATGCGTGGAAttagagggagagggagagggcgATGTGGGGCATAACCATGGACTAGTGTAGTGTAACTGCAGTGCATCACGGTGGAGTTTTCGAGGTGGGAGAGAATCATGCTGCTGGTTTGGTGAACGTGGGTGAAGTAACCAGAAAACTAAACTAGGGTTTTGAAGATCCACTTACTATGCACTGGccgaaaatataatataaataatatgaaaaacgCTGGATGCAATCGGCAATGGGACAACCGGCGTGCAATTTCTGGTGGCCCAtgtcattaaataaataaaacaattgcGTTTCACAAAACAGTGTGTTTAAATCTTATCCGTCTCTCCTTCTCCATCTCCCCCCTCCCCATACTATCAAGTGTAAAACTTAGGCACTAGAAATATATAACCACTTCAAGGGGGTTTAGCCTCCATACTAAGCAAATTGACTGCAGAAAAATGAATGCCTTTTCATTACTGGAAGTTCTTTAAATAcaacagaaataaaaacaacgGAAATACAACGTGACCAACAATTAACGGGCTAAACAACCCACAAACAACATGGGAAATAACTACCCAAGACCCTTTCCACCAGAAATCTCAGCACATCTCTTTAAGACCAAGACTTGACTCAATAGAATTATAAATGACTCAATAAACATAAACTTAGACTCACAACCCAATACAAATACTAACCCACAACAATAGCTAAGCCACTAACTAAGCAAATGCCACGTGACACTTCCCTTCCCATCAGAAGACCTTGCCTACAAGGCCTTGGAAGTCTTTTGCTAAAACCGAATATTCTACCCAAGATGCTTCATCGTGTTCCAAGCCTTTCCATTTGACCAACAATTCTGAAACTGCAGTgttccatttcttcttcaacctgcGTTGTAAAATATCCTCTGGTTCTGCTCGTAGGATACCTTTTGGATTACTTGGAGGAATTGTGGATCCAAGGTGATTTCGACTGCCTAGCTTCctcttcaaattaaaaaaatggaatacGGGATGGACTTGAGCTTCAGACTACAACTCAAATTTGTAAGCAACAGTGCCAATTTTTTCCAGAATTTGATAGGGCCCGTAGAACCTTGGGGAAAACTTCAGATTGTGCCTCTGTATCACCGAATGCTGTTTGTAGGGCTGGAGATGAAGGTACACCCAATCCCTAATCTCAAAAATCCTTTCAGTTCTCTTCAAGTCTGCAAATTTCTTCATTCGTTCTTGGGCTAATTGTAGGTTCCCCTTCAAAATCTACCATAGCACAGTTAGgcttgttttcttcttccttaCTTGAGTCTTCACATTCCATAATGAATAATCTAGAAGCCTTGCACATACTCGGTCCCCATTTCTCATCACAGTTGTAGCAAAGGCACTTCTCTCATCGTTCCTTCATCTGTATAGGAGTTAACCTCTGCACTGGTACAATGGCTTTCCTTTCTGCAGCAGGTGGTAAGCTAAGAGGAGGTCGGGTTGGCCCTAACCCCATCCTGTTTGACCTCCGAAACGCTGCCACATTTTCCTCCTGCATTTTTGCCAATCCGTAAGTTGTAATAAGAGTTTGTGGGTTAAGCATTCTCACCATGAATCTTATGTCTTCACGCAGGCCAGTTAAAAAATAGCTAAGCTTATAAGGCTCAGCAAGCCCCCTCAGTTGGTTGGAGAGAGTATCAAACTGAGTTTTGTAAGCCTCAACTGTAGTGGTTTGGCGCAGCTTCATGAGTGCCTCCATGGGGTCGTCATACACTGAAGTTCCAAACCTGGTTTGTAGTGCTTGAACAAATCCTTCCCAGCTAGTTAATCCTCCAGAAGCTTCAAGATCTTGGAACTAGATGAGAGCCTTCCCTTCCATGTGGAAGGAAGCTAATAAAACTCTGTGATGAGGATTTGTTTGGTGATATGTGAAGAACTGATTGGCACGATAAACCCAGCCTTGCGGGTCTTCTCCATCAAACCTTGGAAAGTCAAGGCGTATGGCCCTAGTTTGAATACCTTCATGCTCTTCAAATAAGGGATTTTTCACCTGTGAGCCTGATTCATTCCCAGAATCCTCTTGCTTCTTCCCGTTACTTCTCATCAAGGCATCTACATTAGCTGCAATAGCTTGCAATTGTTGAACTAAGCCTTCAACAACATGTTGTAATGAATCTTGTTTCTTTTGATAAACCTCCTGAGACTCTTTGACTGAAGCCAATGACTCAGATAATTGAGAATAACGAGTGCCAGTGCCCTCTGCCATGGGCCCTTAAACTGGCTCGTGTACTAATGTCAAGTGTAAAACTTAGGCACAGGAAATATATAACCACTTCGAAGGGGTTTAGCCTCCAATACTAAGCAAATTGACTGTAGAAAAATGAATGCATTTTCATTACTGGAAGTTCTTTAAATAcaacagaaataaaaacaacgGAAATACAATGTGACCAACAATTAACGGGCTAAACGACCCACAAACAATGTGGGAAATAACTACCCAAGGCCCTTTCCACCATGAATCTCGGCACATCCCTTTAAGAGCCAGACTTGACTCAATAGAATTATAAATGACTCAATAAACATAAACTTAGACTCACAACCCAATACAAATACTAACCCACAACAACAGCTAAGCCACTAAGCAAATGGCACGTGACacacaccctctctctctctctgtgtgtgaaAGCTACAAATCTTTGAAGATTGATTTCTAGAGCTACTAGACTTAAAGGAAAAAGACCTCCCCTGTCTCTAATTTTCCTGGTAATATTATTGAATTACTTTCATGGTAtgctttgttattttttttcccccttattTCACACTAATTTGCGAAATTTGGAAGTTATTTCGATCCATTCTTAATCTATTTTATTGTTGTTCTCTTCTTGTATCTTTTGGGTATGCTTCTTTTAGACTGTTTGGGATAGCATGCatttattaaggaaaaaaaaggttttgagtaACATGGGTTTTTCTTAGATCTCTATTGCTAGAGGCTAgtcctttcttttaaaaaatattattttctcttttttgttttgattcatttctctctagaaaatttaaacttttatcaCCAATTGCCTGAAAAAATGTTGGGATTCTTTTTTCTCAGTAACCTAGTTTGTCTGTGTAGCACTTTACTGCAGTCATATGTTGAAATCTGACTTTCCACTGGACGGTGGGCCTGAATATAAATTGTTGGGATTTATTTTGGTGTTTTCTTTAGggagaggatgatgatgttcGAGGATATGGGGCTTTGTTCTAATATGGATTTCATATCTACCACGGTTTAGGTTGCCCTGCCACCTAAACCGGAAGCAATGATGGAGGATGATTATACTGATGAAAAGGAAGATGTAGATGAGCTTGAGAGGAGGATGTGGAGGGACAAAATGCGCCTCAAACGGCTCAAAGAACAAGATAAATGTAAGGAATGAATTGATATGGCAAAGGAGCGGCAGTCCCTAAAATAgggaaggaggaagaagatgtcGATGGCACAAAGATAGAATCTTGAAATacatgatgaagatgatggaaGTTTGTAAAGTTCAAGGCTTTGTAAAACGACTGTGTTtcattctccttttttttcttacataagCAATGCCACGTCTGCCGGTTACACCCCGTTTACGCAGTGGCGGTTGTCCGTAGCACaactcaaataatattataaaagacatgggtttaagaattttaaagagAATGAGAAACAAGAGTTGTAATTCTAATCCATTTGAAATTGATAACAAACATTTTAAAAGCAAAAACACGGGTCGGATCCTCGTAAATAAATTGGGCTCGTAGTCGAAATCCAAATTTACTCAACAAAACCCAATTGAACTTTTCATccatatacaaaaaatatatatatatattcaaatgcGAGTTTCGTTTTGGGCCCAAGTGTTACAGGTGCTAACTTTCCGGACCTCCTGGatcggggtgttacattttacatgatgaatattggatcccttatttttgtttcacatgcatttagttaaaaaggtaattaattgtaactttagttatttttgacataaaatttagttttccattttgatatatttttattattatggacaatGTTAAATGCATTAGtattatgcttttcaacatcgatttttttcttgaaaaatctttaataaaatataggattttgtataaaaaagttatgcttttcaacattattttttaaaaaaactttaataaaatataggattttatatattaaaagaactTGGATAGAACCCGGTACCCAAATGTTCGGGTTTAAAAAATTCGGTTTCATCCGGGTACCAATCCAAGATCATAACCCTTAGCCAGAATCTAGTCTGGATTTAAAATCCGATTTTGGATCCAGATATACCTGAATACTCGGACCGGAACCCTAAGTGACCACTCTTGGCAGACAGGTTAAAAACGTATGTCGAGGTCTCATCTTTACCACATGATCGATCGACTCGCTTAAGAAAATGCATATGAAGATGCTCGCACAAGAAAGTGCTCGTTTTAGAATGTCGATCCTCGCTTGAGAAGATGCTCGCCCCAGAGAATGTTCACTTAAGAAAGTCCTCGCCCTAGCCTTATGAACGGGGATCTCAAATCATCAACGGCCCAAGAAGAGCAGCATGTTACCCCCATGATCATCCTTGTAATAGGACTTTTTAAAcatagttttagaaaaataaacaaaaattactcatttcttagaatttttcttttccttaccTGGTTAAAAGATTCCGTAATTGCACATCAAGCAttctttgaaaattaaaaaaaactttattgtattaatcattaaaatgatATCACGAAGTCCGTTTAGAGAACATAagttcataaatttcataaaacaagGATCCGTTCGGCAGCACAACTATTTTAAagtattattagatattttcaaatatttcattcctaaatatcattcaaaaaaatacttttaattttaaatttttaaatttttcatctaatcactaCTTAATCATTACGATTTTTCcaaactctaaaataaaatacaaaagactattactttttcaaatttcttaaaaaaatatattcaaatagttttttaattttatactatttttattcaattttttctctcttatctctcaaaacacaataaaatatcttaactcaaataatttaactattattcacagatatattaagatattctaaatatccaaaCAATCCTTAGTCTTTTATAACCTTTCCTTGAGTCACGTCCATTCTAACGCTTCGTTCTTCTTTGTTCTTAGGATGGGCATACACTAAAAACAAAACGAGCCGAGTACTCTGTAAGCATTCTTTTGTTTATCCAGCTTCATATCAAGGTCACGGTCAATATCATCACTATCCCCAATATCGTCactatcattaataaaaaaaacccttaaGCTTGTTATCCAAAAACTTATTCAGAAATATTGTAATGAAAGGAACATAGGAGTTTTCACTAAAATAGGTTTTAgtcaaggaaaatgatactatgcTGTTTAAGTTTGGCCACTCAATTTTACCattcaagtattttattttattttattttatttttaattttttttacttaattgttaaataaatgattattgtatattgatatttttttaattttttttaaagatgtttgaaagaaaaagaaataaaagaaaaagaagaaataaaatttgcCCTAGGGGCACGCCCAATAGTCAAAGCTAAGCGACATAGTAGAAACATCCTTTAGTCAAACATTCTTCATTCCTCTATATatcttaaataaaacattttcgtttttagaaaaacattacaaggtgaCTTTTCTTTCTAACAaacatttcttttgcttttaaaaaacTCTCTCCTTGTAGTTTCTTTGAAAACAACTAAACGATTCTATAACGTACAATTAATTgttatcacatttttttttactgttacACATTGTTATGCCCCGCATATTAGAGTTAGAAGTTCTTGTAATTTAGACTCCGCCTATAGTCACAAGTTGAAAATCCCTTTTAGTCTGTAGGTGGCAAGTTTGTAACCCCAAGTTTGTAACCCTTTTAGTCTGTAGACTCCGCCTAGAATTTCTTAATACTAAGTCAAATTTCCAGTCAATCAACCATACCTTTATCACCCTTATCCCCAAGAAGAAAATCCCTTTGTTTGTTTCAGACTATAGACCCATAAGCCTTTGCAATGTATtctacaaaatcattgcaaaggtTATGGCAAATAGACTCAAATCCATTCTGCCTCTTCTAATTTCAGACacccaaagtgcctttgttccAGGAAGGATGATCTCTGATAACACAATTGTGGCTTATGAACTAATGCATTCAATGCAGAACAGAAGAAAGAAACAcaaagaagctttcatggcacTCAAgctagacatgagcaaggcatatgataggctAGAGTGGTCATTTATACAGCAGGTTCTTCAAAGGATGGGGTTTGCCAAGGAGTGGATTGAGCTGGTCATGCAATGCATCAGTACTGTCTCTTATTCTATTCTTCTCAATGGCTCACCTCAGGCATCATTCAATCCTTCGAGGGGTATTCGATAAGGAGATCCACTCTCACCATACCTGTTCATTCTATGCTCAGAAGTTCTCACTTATGCACTGAATCAATCTGAACAAAAGGGACTAATATCTAGCTTCCCAATTACTAGAGGCTCTTTGTCTGTTAACCAcctcttttttgcagatgacagtctGGTTTTTTGTAAAGCTCAGATGCAGGAATGGATTAGACTTCATAACATCATCTCCTTGTATGAATCAGCCTCAGGGCAAAGGCTAAACCTTGAGAagtcttcaatctttttcagtAAAAACACAAGGCATGAGATCCAAAGCTCTATACTATCTATTGCTGGTATTAAAGCCTCGGGGCCTTTTGAAAGATACTTGGGATTGCCTTCTTACATAGGAAGGAGTAAATCAAGGGCCTTCTTTCCAATTCTTGACAGAATCAAAGCTCAAATGAGCCGCTGGAAAACTAACCTGCTTTCCCCAGCAGGTAAAGAAGTCTTGCTGAAGTCTGTTATTCAAGCCATACCTACTTACTGCATGGGCATCTTTCTAATTCCAAAAGGCATCCTGAAGAATATTAACAAACTAATGCAATCCTTTTGGTGGGgtatcaaaaatcaaaactcaaAGATGCATTGGCTAAATTGGAAAGGtcttggaaaaggaaaataggTTGGGGGTTTGGGCTTTCGAGATTTTGAAGATTTCAATAAGGCTCTTCTagctaagcaagggtggaggatcATTACTAAGGATCAATCATTGGCCTCTTAAGTTCTAAAAGCAAAATACTTTCCAGCAACGGATTTCTCCACAGCTAGAGTCAAAAGGGGCGACTCCTTTGTGTGGAAGAGTATCACAGCAGGCAGACAGTTACTCTATGAAGGCCTGATCTGGAAAATTGGTAATGGGAACATAGTGAAAATATGGTCAAATAAATGGCTGCCTACCCCAACATCTTACAAGTCTCAGTCCCAACCCAAAGTTCTATGCCTCGAAGCTACTGTTAACTCTCTCATTGATCAAGAAACCCACTCATGGAACATACCTCtggttcaaaatattttcactccTGAAGAGGCTGCCATTATTTCCAGAATTCATGTTAGTGCTTGTAACAGCAATGATAAGCAGGTTTGGAGGTGTACTAAGAACGGGCTCTTCACAGTCAAATCAGCTTACCATCTTCAAGTGTCATTGAATGATAACAAAATGGGACAAGCTTCAGACACTTCAAATCATGAGGCCCTTTGGAATCGACTATGGAAGCTTAAAGtgccaaacaaaattaaaatatttatctggAGATCAGCTAGAGAAATCCTTCCCACCAGAGTTAACTTGCACAAAAGGAAGATCATTGACTCACCAATGTGCCCCATATGCTTAATTCACCCAGAAACCGTATCTCATGTTCTATGGACGTGTAAAGCTGCTCAAGATGTTTGGAGTATTAGCTCAAGGAGAATACAGAAAAGTAAAACTGAGGTAGCATCCTTTAATGATTTACTCTCAAACCTCCTTTCCACACTCCCACCAGAGGATCATACCAGGTTAGCTTTCACAGCTAAGGAAATCTGGTTCAGAAGGAACAAGTTCGTCTTTGAATCCAAATTCACCCCCCCACAACAGATTTTAAAACTGGTCTCCTCTAGCATGACTGACTTGGAACAAATTGAAAGGAACCAGCATAGGACCTCTACTCAAATCCAAGGGACAGCTAGGTGGTGCAAGCCTCCAATCAATGTCTACAAATTGAATTGGGACACAGCCATTGACAAAATTAATTGCAGGGTGGGTATAGGGGTGTCAATTAGAGATTGGTTGGGTCTTGTGACAGCAACTCTAAGAAGCCCTTGTAACTCCTTTCCTGATCCACTCTTGGGAGAAGCCTTAGCAGCCTTGCGATCAGTACAATTTGGTATTAATCTTGGTCTGAAAAATGTC carries:
- the LOC108993460 gene encoding uncharacterized protein LOC108993460 → MEDDYTDEKEDVDELERRMWRDKMRLKRLKEQDKYTQSAFVPGRMISDNTIVAYELMHSMQNRRKKHKEAFMALKLDMSKAYDRLEWSFIQQVLQRMGFAKEWIELVMQCISTVSYSILLNGSPQASFNPSRDDSLVFCKAQMQEWIRLHNIISLYESASGQRLNLEKSSIFFSKNTRHEIQSSILSIAGIKASGPFERYLGLPSYIGRSKSRAFFPILDRIKAQMSRWKTNLLSPAATDFSTARVKRGDSFVWKSITAGRQLLYEGLIWKIGNGNIVKIWSNKWLPTPTSYKSQSQPKVLCLEATVNSLIDQETHSWNIPLVQNIFTPEEAAIISRIHVSACNSNDKQVWRCTKNGLFTVKSAYHLQVSLNDNKMGQASDTSNHEALWNRLWKLKVPNKIKIFIWRSAREILPTRVNLHKRKIIDSPMCPICLIHPETVSHVLWTCKAAQDVWSISSRRIQKSKTEVASFNDLLSNLLSTLPPEDHTRLAFTAKEIWFRRNKFVFESKFTPPQQILKLVSSSMTDLEQIERNQHRTSTQIQGTARWCKPPINVYKLNWDTAIDKINCRVGIGVSIRDWLGLVTATLRSPCNSFPDPLLGEALAALRSVQFGINLGLKNVIFEGDSKLVVHGITSGAED